Proteins encoded within one genomic window of Spirulina major PCC 6313:
- a CDS encoding Nif11-like leader peptide family natural product precursor: MSRRNDVIRFFQQVCDDPALQDQLKPPCEATRHGFARIAQASGYSIDGADIDNYVRFVQFYGECQQAIARHQDGQEPLARWLNDWQKHLKRFEENPLDDRHDTIKRFL, encoded by the coding sequence ATGTCTCGGCGAAACGATGTAATTCGATTTTTCCAACAGGTTTGTGATGATCCTGCTTTGCAAGATCAGCTAAAGCCTCCCTGTGAAGCAACGCGTCATGGTTTTGCCAGAATCGCGCAAGCATCGGGGTATAGCATTGACGGTGCCGACATTGATAACTATGTTCGCTTTGTCCAGTTTTACGGTGAATGCCAACAGGCGATCGCTCGTCATCAGGATGGACAGGAACCCCTAGCCCGTTGGCTCAATGATTGGCAAAAACACCTCAAGCGTTTTGAAGAAAACCCCCTTGACGATCGGCATGATACGATCAAGCGTTTTTTATAG
- the speE gene encoding polyamine aminopropyltransferase, with protein sequence MSTAPHSELWATEKHDFLELRYRATEVLFSEQSPFQHVEIVNTEKYGKILLNDGYVMITEADEFIYHDMLVHVPLFTHPHPQRVLIIGGGDGGTAREVLRHPSVEQCVMVEIDEVVVNACRHHIPQTAQALDHPKLTLRIEDGVKYVAETAETFDVVLVDSTDPIGPATPLFGETFYCDLARILNPGGLVVSQGESPFYFAAMQHKLLDILHRCFPTVSLYNYSNMSYPGGLWSFTFASQGLDPIADFDPARVAASGLEFRYYNSAIHRAAFALPTFMQRQIKTILDSPC encoded by the coding sequence ATGTCAACTGCGCCCCATTCTGAACTCTGGGCCACGGAAAAACACGACTTTCTCGAACTTCGCTACCGAGCTACCGAAGTTCTCTTTTCCGAGCAAAGTCCCTTTCAGCACGTCGAGATCGTCAATACCGAAAAATACGGCAAAATTCTCCTCAATGACGGCTACGTCATGATCACCGAAGCCGATGAGTTTATCTACCACGATATGCTCGTCCATGTGCCCCTGTTCACCCATCCCCATCCCCAGCGGGTTTTGATCATTGGCGGCGGTGATGGCGGTACAGCGCGGGAAGTGCTGCGCCATCCGTCGGTAGAGCAGTGCGTCATGGTGGAAATTGATGAAGTGGTTGTCAATGCCTGCCGCCACCATATCCCCCAAACGGCCCAAGCCTTGGATCACCCTAAGCTCACCCTCCGCATTGAAGATGGAGTAAAGTACGTGGCCGAAACCGCCGAAACCTTCGATGTGGTGCTGGTGGACTCCACCGACCCCATTGGCCCGGCAACGCCTCTGTTTGGCGAAACGTTTTACTGCGATCTGGCTCGCATTCTTAACCCTGGTGGCCTGGTGGTCTCCCAGGGAGAATCGCCGTTTTACTTTGCTGCGATGCAACATAAGCTACTCGATATTTTGCACCGTTGTTTCCCCACCGTGAGCCTCTACAACTATTCCAACATGAGCTATCCGGGCGGGCTGTGGTCGTTTACCTTTGCGTCTCAAGGCCTCGATCCGATCGCGGATTTTGACCCAGCGCGGGTGGCGGCATCGGGGCTGGAGTTTCGCTATTACAATTCGGCGATTCACCGGGCGGCTTTTGCCTTGCCCACCTTTATGCAGCGTCAGATCAAAACGATCCTCGATAGCCCATGCTGA
- the ispE gene encoding 4-(cytidine 5'-diphospho)-2-C-methyl-D-erythritol kinase: MYTLIAPAKINLYLEIIGDRPDGFHELVMIMQSIDLGDRLEIQPSNSTYHRLTCTDAQLGAKEDNLAYKAAVLMSQQFPDAFATHGGVAMRLDKRIPVAAGLAGGSADAAAVLVGINLLWNLGLTQGELQTVAAQLGSDIPFCVSGGTAIATGRGEQLDALPSPHQPLWIVLAKHKSLSVSTPWAYQTYRQKFGHTYVQDLADQADRARHIHSGPLVEAIAQSNTATLAAHLHNDLEAIVLPAHPQVAQLRQTFLDAGAIGAIMSGSGPSVFALCDSIEHAEQVKATTLATVNDPDLGCWITKLSNNGIHLATIA, encoded by the coding sequence ATGTATACGCTGATTGCCCCCGCCAAAATTAATCTGTACCTAGAAATTATTGGCGATCGCCCCGATGGATTCCATGAATTAGTGATGATCATGCAGAGTATTGATCTCGGCGATCGCCTCGAAATTCAGCCCAGCAACTCCACCTATCACCGTCTCACCTGTACCGATGCTCAACTTGGGGCCAAGGAAGACAACCTCGCCTACAAAGCCGCTGTCTTGATGAGTCAGCAGTTTCCCGATGCGTTCGCCACCCATGGCGGTGTGGCGATGCGCTTGGATAAACGGATTCCCGTGGCCGCTGGCTTAGCCGGGGGATCAGCAGATGCGGCGGCGGTGTTGGTGGGGATTAATTTACTGTGGAATTTGGGGTTAACCCAAGGGGAATTACAAACCGTGGCGGCGCAGTTGGGGTCTGATATTCCCTTCTGTGTATCGGGGGGAACCGCGATCGCCACTGGACGCGGCGAACAACTCGACGCGCTCCCCAGTCCCCATCAACCTTTGTGGATTGTCCTTGCCAAACATAAATCCCTCAGCGTTTCCACCCCCTGGGCTTACCAAACCTATCGCCAAAAGTTTGGCCATACCTACGTTCAAGATCTCGCTGACCAAGCCGATCGCGCCCGCCATATTCACTCTGGCCCTCTGGTTGAAGCGATCGCCCAGAGCAACACCGCCACCCTCGCCGCCCATCTCCACAACGACCTCGAAGCCATCGTCCTGCCTGCCCATCCCCAAGTTGCGCAACTGCGCCAAACCTTCCTCGATGCCGGCGCGATCGGGGCGATCATGTCGGGGTCAGGGCCTAGTGTGTTTGCCCTTTGTGACTCCATAGAACATGCAGAACAGGTGAAGGCGACCACCCTGGCGACCGTGAATGATCCTGATTTAGGGTGTTGGATTACCAAACTCAGTAATAATGGAATTCACCTCGCAACGATCGCCTAA
- the rsmA gene encoding 16S rRNA (adenine(1518)-N(6)/adenine(1519)-N(6))-dimethyltransferase RsmA: MPRPRKRFAQHWLRSDAALRAIINAAELTASDRILEIGPGTGSLTQHLLPKAAAVVGVEIDEGLCRQLPKRFPVDNLFVIEGDILQLDLAAQLAEQPCFQAPNKVVANIPYNITGPLLEYLLGRISQPVTPPYDVIVLLVQKEIADRVSASPGSKAFGVLSVRVQYLADAEIICAVPRTAFKPAPKVESAVIRLRPRPPIQPARDPKHLEILIKQAFSSKRKMLRNNIKGLIEPEQLLPLLTQLGINPEARPETLSVAQWVALSDALGDRPPNSHS; this comes from the coding sequence ATGCCACGACCTCGTAAACGCTTTGCCCAACATTGGCTCCGCTCTGATGCGGCCTTACGTGCGATTATCAACGCGGCGGAATTGACGGCAAGCGATCGCATTCTCGAAATCGGCCCCGGCACTGGCTCCCTGACACAACATCTCCTCCCTAAAGCCGCCGCCGTGGTAGGGGTCGAAATTGACGAAGGCCTCTGTCGGCAACTCCCCAAACGCTTTCCCGTGGACAATCTCTTCGTTATTGAAGGGGACATTCTCCAACTGGATCTCGCCGCCCAACTGGCCGAACAGCCCTGCTTCCAAGCCCCGAATAAAGTCGTGGCCAACATTCCCTACAACATCACCGGCCCCCTCTTGGAATATCTCCTCGGTCGCATCTCTCAACCCGTCACGCCGCCCTACGATGTGATCGTCCTGTTGGTGCAAAAGGAAATTGCCGATCGCGTTTCTGCTTCCCCCGGCTCGAAAGCCTTTGGGGTGTTATCCGTGCGGGTGCAATACCTAGCCGATGCGGAAATCATCTGCGCCGTGCCGCGCACGGCCTTTAAACCTGCGCCCAAGGTGGAATCGGCCGTGATTCGGCTTCGTCCCCGTCCCCCGATTCAGCCCGCCCGCGACCCGAAACACCTCGAAATTTTGATTAAGCAAGCCTTCAGCAGCAAGCGCAAAATGTTGCGCAATAATATTAAGGGTCTGATTGAACCGGAACAATTGCTCCCGTTGTTAACTCAACTGGGGATTAACCCCGAAGCCCGTCCCGAAACCCTCAGCGTGGCACAATGGGTGGCGTTGAGTGATGCCCTCGGCGATCGCCCCCCTAATTCTCATTCCTAA
- a CDS encoding prohibitin family protein, with translation MRNQPTPSLQPIIGGIIAALIVLIGFNAFVIINPGQAGVLSILGKAQDGPLLEGIHFKPPLVSQVDVYDVTVQKFEVPAQSSTKDLQELTASFAINFRLDPLNVVNIRREQGTLENVVSKIIAPQTQESFKIAAAIRTVEESITKRAELKEDFDAALTERLDKYGIVVLDTSVVDLNFSPEFARAVEEKQIAEQRSQRAIYVAREAEQQAQADINRATGRAEAQRLLAETLKAQGGSLVLQKEAIEAWREGGAQMPKVLVMGSDQKNGAPFIFNLGGLQE, from the coding sequence TTGCGTAATCAACCCACACCGAGCCTCCAGCCTATTATCGGCGGGATTATTGCTGCACTAATTGTCCTGATTGGGTTTAATGCCTTTGTCATTATCAATCCCGGCCAAGCTGGTGTGTTAAGCATTCTCGGTAAAGCCCAAGATGGCCCTTTGCTCGAAGGGATTCACTTCAAGCCTCCCCTCGTTTCTCAGGTGGATGTGTATGATGTTACGGTTCAGAAATTTGAAGTACCCGCCCAAAGTTCTACTAAAGATCTGCAAGAACTCACTGCGAGCTTTGCAATTAACTTTCGCCTTGACCCGCTGAATGTGGTGAATATTCGGCGTGAACAGGGCACGTTAGAAAATGTGGTGTCCAAGATTATTGCGCCGCAAACTCAAGAGTCCTTTAAGATTGCAGCGGCAATTCGGACGGTCGAAGAGTCGATTACCAAACGGGCTGAGTTGAAGGAGGATTTTGATGCGGCTCTAACGGAGCGTTTGGATAAGTATGGCATCGTTGTCTTGGATACCAGTGTTGTGGATTTGAATTTCTCGCCGGAATTTGCCCGTGCGGTGGAAGAGAAACAGATTGCAGAACAGCGATCGCAACGAGCGATCTACGTTGCCCGTGAAGCGGAACAACAAGCCCAGGCCGATATTAACCGGGCTACGGGTCGCGCTGAAGCACAACGGCTCCTTGCGGAGACCCTGAAAGCTCAGGGGGGTAGCTTGGTGCTCCAGAAAGAAGCGATCGAAGCGTGGCGCGAGGGTGGTGCTCAGATGCCGAAAGTGCTGGTGATGGGCAGTGATCAAAAGAATGGTGCGCCCTTTATCTTTAACCTCGGTGGTCTTCAAGAGTAA
- a CDS encoding cofactor assembly of complex C subunit B — MTSSITTSTLFLTVLMMIGLFFFIRASIKERIEQIELEASQSTEQLFLAMQTYFEGRAYQLITVDDETGQATFEGFVRPSLFLAVLLSGLAGIGLVCLGFVLSYLLPAVGDFGVAIALLCPLAGVFYWKRAARVEQVLLKVEAGDKNRVKVRGHRDELAELQRQFATVVQS; from the coding sequence ATGACCTCATCCATTACCACCTCAACGCTTTTTTTAACCGTCCTGATGATGATTGGGCTGTTCTTCTTCATTCGTGCCTCGATTAAGGAACGCATTGAACAGATCGAACTCGAAGCCAGCCAATCCACGGAGCAACTCTTTTTAGCAATGCAAACCTATTTTGAGGGGCGGGCCTATCAACTGATCACGGTGGATGATGAAACAGGGCAAGCCACCTTTGAGGGGTTTGTGCGTCCTAGTCTGTTTTTGGCGGTGTTGTTGTCGGGCTTGGCGGGGATTGGGTTGGTGTGTTTGGGGTTTGTGTTGTCCTATTTATTGCCGGCGGTGGGGGATTTTGGGGTGGCGATCGCCCTCCTTTGTCCCTTGGCCGGAGTGTTCTATTGGAAACGAGCCGCCCGTGTTGAACAAGTGTTATTGAAAGTGGAAGCCGGGGACAAGAACCGCGTCAAAGTTCGGGGCCATCGGGACGAACTGGCCGAGCTTCAGCGTCAATTTGCCACGGTGGTGCAGTCCTAA
- a CDS encoding DUF2809 domain-containing protein: MNRRALVGFLIVLVLEVLIAVFVDDGIIRPLGGDVLVVILLFFGVRSLSTAPTIWIAVSVLVFAWGVEFAQYFQIIYRLGWEDNAIARTVIGTRFDPRDLVAYTLGAVIIAIAEYRWGDRYWR; encoded by the coding sequence TTGAATCGACGGGCATTGGTGGGGTTTTTAATTGTATTGGTGCTTGAGGTCTTGATCGCGGTGTTTGTGGATGATGGGATTATTCGGCCCTTGGGGGGGGATGTGTTGGTGGTGATTTTGCTATTTTTTGGGGTGCGATCGCTCTCCACCGCTCCGACGATCTGGATTGCGGTGAGCGTGCTGGTTTTTGCTTGGGGCGTGGAATTTGCCCAATATTTCCAGATCATCTATCGGTTGGGGTGGGAGGACAATGCGATCGCGCGTACCGTGATCGGCACGCGCTTTGATCCACGGGATCTCGTGGCCTATACCTTGGGGGCAGTGATCATTGCGATCGCCGAATATCGATGGGGAGACCGTTATTGGCGTTGA
- a CDS encoding AAA family ATPase codes for MRIQQARRERGWGWNGEDDACFVAASHLLEPGRTWYSGGPYAYGISLGTWKRFLSGKAAINAHAFKAYCQVLGLDWEEVVDRHSDCGGGGSRQDWDESIDGSQFYGRVEELAQLGQWVGCDRCRLIILSGMGGIGKTLLSVKFAEQLESQFEFVLRRSLRRAPSLSELLHECNTVLGQPPATPPNDPLGHLLDTLRQYRCLLILDDVETILCSGQLAGQYQLNYQDYHDLFRRLGQESHQSCVVVITREKLRELTSLTGHNLPVRDFQLGGLDLNAAKQVLAIKGFDISARGTHDFIQLYRGHPLALKLMANTIREIFGGHIDEFLSQSTLVLGDIMPGIFYQQLQRLSESESIIINWIALANRPITLRQLRQYLRFSTLSTSQIVAALESLKRRSLLEVIPSDVGSLCFSLEPVLIKYIIGQLIEKLCHEIEQFTKYRTLSDQSALRIYCLVENPQQAPETARPWIINKLTNQLLFSTTTPEDFNKTLKALQHQLQMKPSQEVGYCLTNLACLFPTE; via the coding sequence ATGAGGATTCAACAAGCTCGTCGAGAGCGAGGTTGGGGGTGGAATGGTGAGGATGATGCCTGTTTTGTGGCGGCGAGTCATTTGTTGGAGCCGGGTCGAACGTGGTATTCCGGGGGACCGTATGCTTATGGAATTTCACTGGGAACGTGGAAGCGGTTTTTGTCGGGGAAGGCTGCCATTAATGCGCATGCGTTTAAAGCGTATTGCCAGGTGTTGGGTTTGGATTGGGAAGAGGTGGTTGATCGCCATAGTGATTGTGGCGGGGGGGGGTCTCGACAGGATTGGGATGAGTCGATTGATGGGTCTCAGTTCTATGGTCGGGTTGAAGAGTTGGCGCAGTTGGGGCAATGGGTGGGATGCGATCGCTGCCGTCTTATTATTCTGTCTGGGATGGGCGGCATTGGTAAAACGCTGCTATCGGTCAAATTCGCGGAACAGCTAGAGAGTCAGTTTGAATTTGTGTTGCGGCGATCGCTGCGTCGGGCCCCTTCTCTGTCGGAACTGCTTCACGAATGCAATACAGTTCTAGGGCAGCCACCAGCAACACCCCCCAACGATCCCCTAGGCCACCTCTTAGACACCTTGCGACAATACCGTTGCCTGTTAATCCTTGATGATGTTGAGACCATCCTCTGTAGCGGCCAGTTAGCCGGACAATATCAATTGAATTACCAGGACTATCACGACCTCTTTCGCCGCCTTGGACAAGAGTCACACCAAAGCTGCGTTGTCGTGATTACACGCGAAAAATTACGAGAGCTCACCTCGCTCACCGGCCACAATCTACCAGTCCGTGACTTTCAGCTTGGAGGATTGGATCTCAATGCAGCCAAGCAAGTATTGGCTATCAAAGGATTCGATATCAGTGCCAGAGGAACCCATGACTTCATTCAACTGTATCGGGGTCATCCCTTAGCCCTAAAGTTGATGGCCAATACAATTCGTGAAATTTTTGGCGGGCACATTGATGAGTTTCTCAGCCAAAGCACATTAGTGCTGGGGGATATTATGCCCGGAATTTTCTATCAGCAGCTCCAACGGCTCTCCGAGTCTGAATCAATCATTATCAACTGGATTGCCCTTGCCAATCGTCCGATCACTCTTCGGCAACTGCGACAATATTTGCGCTTTAGTACATTGTCAACATCACAAATTGTGGCAGCGTTGGAATCTTTAAAGCGGCGATCGCTCCTCGAAGTCATTCCATCCGATGTCGGGAGTTTATGTTTTAGCCTTGAGCCAGTCTTAATTAAATATATTATTGGTCAATTAATCGAAAAGCTATGCCATGAGATTGAACAATTCACAAAATATCGTACCCTATCAGACCAAAGCGCATTAAGGATCTATTGTTTAGTTGAAAACCCTCAACAAGCCCCAGAAACAGCTCGTCCTTGGATCATCAACAAACTCACCAATCAGCTTTTGTTCAGTACAACCACCCCAGAAGATTTTAACAAGACCCTTAAAGCTCTACAACATCAGCTACAGATGAAGCCCAGTCAAGAAGTAGGATATTGCCTAACCAACCTAGCATGCTTGTTTCCCACTGAATAA
- a CDS encoding phycobiliprotein lyase, giving the protein MQVVNHTLFTPLAAQIEQFFRETAGDWHSQRRYYTLSSGDTQEVESLLTVQFLEQGAPELLHLAGLHDLDDPASVSCGTQVTWESTYTNQNRKPATGSTIFGVCGDLLLRDRGFATPKPITAQYTCPNEQILCLRTEYNGSSFEEELKLIGTQYRTRQSIISRAGQEIMIGQYLEKRI; this is encoded by the coding sequence ATGCAAGTCGTGAATCATACCCTTTTCACCCCCCTAGCCGCGCAAATTGAGCAGTTTTTCCGGGAAACTGCCGGAGATTGGCATTCGCAACGCCGCTACTACACCCTCAGCAGTGGAGACACCCAAGAAGTGGAAAGCCTGCTCACCGTTCAATTCTTAGAGCAAGGTGCGCCCGAACTCCTCCATTTGGCCGGCTTACATGACCTTGATGATCCTGCGTCGGTTTCCTGTGGCACTCAAGTCACCTGGGAAAGTACCTACACCAATCAAAATCGCAAACCCGCCACCGGTTCAACCATTTTCGGGGTCTGTGGCGATTTACTCCTGCGCGATCGCGGCTTTGCGACCCCTAAACCGATCACCGCCCAATACACCTGTCCGAATGAACAGATCCTCTGTCTGCGCACTGAATACAACGGCTCTAGCTTTGAAGAAGAACTGAAACTGATCGGCACGCAATACCGCACCCGCCAATCAATCATCTCTCGTGCGGGCCAGGAAATCATGATCGGTCAATACCTCGAAAAGCGGATCTAA